From one Eptesicus fuscus isolate TK198812 chromosome 21, DD_ASM_mEF_20220401, whole genome shotgun sequence genomic stretch:
- the TBCB gene encoding tubulin-folding cofactor B — MEVTGLSAPTVTVFISSSLNSFRSEKRYSRSLTIAEFKCKLELVVGSPASCMELELYGADEKFFGKLDQEDALLGSYPVDDGCRIHVIDHSGASLGEYEDVSKVEKYSISQEAYDQRQDSVRSFLKRSKLGRYNEEERAQQEAETTQRLTEEKAQASAILVGSRCEVRAPGQPPRRGTVMYVGLTDFKPGYWVGVRFDEPLGKNDGSVNGKRYFECQAKYGAFFKPSVVTVGDFPEEDYGLDEM, encoded by the exons ATGGAGGTGACGGGGTTATCGGCGCCCACCGTGACCGTTTTCATCAGCAGCTCTCTCAACAGCTTTCGCTCCGAGAAGCGGTACAGTCGCAGCCTCACGATAGCTGAATTCAAG TGTAAACTAGAGCTGGTGGTGGGCAGCCCTGCGTCTTGCATGGAACTGGAACTTTACGGAGCTGACGAGAAGTTCTTCGGCAAGCTGGATCAGGAGGATGCGCTACTGGGCTCCTACCCCGTAGATGACGGCTGCCGCATCCAC GTCATTGACCACAGCGGTGCCAGCCTTGGGGAATATGAGGATGTGTCCAAGGTGGAGAAATACAGTATCTCACAGGAAGCCTACGACCAGAGGCAAG ACTCAGTTCGCTCCTTCCTGAAGCGCAGCAAGTTAGGGCGATACAATGAAGAGGAGCGGGCACAACAAGAAGCTGAGACCACCCAGCGCCTCACGGAGGAGAAGGCCCAGGCCAGTGCCATCCTTGTGGGTAGTCGCTGTGAGGTGCGGGCACCTGGGCAGCCCCCTCGCCGGGGCACCGTCATGTATGTAG GACTCACAGATTTCAAGCCTGGCTACTGGGTTGGCGTACGCTTCGATGAGCCACTAGGGAAAAACGATGGCAG TGTGAATGGAAAACGCTACTTTGAATGCCAGGCCAAGTACGGTGCCTTCTTCAAGCCATCAGTTGTGACCGTGGGGGATTTCCCTGAGGAGGACTACGGGTTGGATGAGATGTAA
- the POLR2I gene encoding DNA-directed RNA polymerase II subunit RPB9 isoform X1, translating to MEPDGTYEPGFVGIRFCQECNNMLYPKEDKENRILLYACRNCDYQQEADNSCIYVNKITHEVDELTQIIADVSQDPTLPRTEDHPCQKCGHKEAVFFQSHSARAEDAMRLYYVCTAPHCGHRWTE from the exons ATGGAACCGGACGGGACCTACGAGCCGGGCTTCGTGGGTATTCGATTCTGCCAGGAATG TAACAACATGCTTTACCCCAAGGAGGACAAGGAGAACCGCATTTTGCTCTACGCG TGCCGGAATTGTGATTACCAGCAGGAAGCCGACAACAGCTGCATCTACGTCAACAAAATCACGCACGAAGTGGA CGAGCTGACCCAGATCATCGCTGACGTGTCCCAGGACCCCACATTGCCGCGGACCGAGGACCACCCGTGCCAGAA GTGCGGCCACAAGGAGGCGGTATTTTTCCAGTCGCACAGTGCCCGTGCGGAG GACGCTATGCGCTTGTACTATGTGTGCACTGCCCCTCACTGCGGCCACCGCTGGACCGAGTGA
- the POLR2I gene encoding DNA-directed RNA polymerase II subunit RPB9 isoform X2, producing the protein MLYPKEDKENRILLYACRNCDYQQEADNSCIYVNKITHEVDELTQIIADVSQDPTLPRTEDHPCQKCGHKEAVFFQSHSARAEDAMRLYYVCTAPHCGHRWTE; encoded by the exons ATGCTTTACCCCAAGGAGGACAAGGAGAACCGCATTTTGCTCTACGCG TGCCGGAATTGTGATTACCAGCAGGAAGCCGACAACAGCTGCATCTACGTCAACAAAATCACGCACGAAGTGGA CGAGCTGACCCAGATCATCGCTGACGTGTCCCAGGACCCCACATTGCCGCGGACCGAGGACCACCCGTGCCAGAA GTGCGGCCACAAGGAGGCGGTATTTTTCCAGTCGCACAGTGCCCGTGCGGAG GACGCTATGCGCTTGTACTATGTGTGCACTGCCCCTCACTGCGGCCACCGCTGGACCGAGTGA